A stretch of DNA from Takifugu flavidus isolate HTHZ2018 chromosome 13, ASM371156v2, whole genome shotgun sequence:
GTGCCTTTGACCCCCCAGGGGCCACGCGCTGGGGGCCGTCGTCCCATCCTGCCGGCTCGGGCGTCCCGCTCCCACGGATCAGCTCCTGGGCCTCCCACAGCTCCGTGTTCCAGGTGATTCCTGCTtccagaggaaaaggaggaaactTGGGAGGCGTTTTCTTCTCGTAAAGCAGCTTTTTACACGGGATTTTGCACAGAAGCACTTTATTTAATACTCAGGCAGATAATCTCAGATAAAATACTTGTTGAAGGTGCAATAAAGTAAAAATACAGCAGGTTCCCtccttaaatattaaaaataaaagcaaacataAACACAAGCAGCACCTGTCAGAAggtaaatgattaaaatgttggCTTTTGCTGTCAGAAATTGAAGGTGAGTTTAAAACTCTCTCCGGCCTTGAGGTTGACCAGCAGAGTTTGCTGCTCTGAATCCGCCACGCCAGCAGTGACGGCGTACGTTCCTGGTGGAACCCTGATGTCGAAGTCTTCGTCTGGAGACAGACCGTTCTGCCAAGACATCAGTTTTAaactttttatctttttttgtttgtgagatttaacataaaagaaaataaaagacgAGAGCCAATAAAATGTCACTAACtctatcgccccctggtggtgactGGAAGTCAGGATTCTAGGTTATGGTAAGGGTGAACTCTTCAGGGAACACTCACTTTGTTGCCTGGAGCTGTTGCAGGTGTGATTTTCCCAGAAACGGGAGCCGGGTGGAACCTGGACAGGTGCCGCCTGTCTGTGTCGCTGGGCTCAGAGCAACAGCCCGACTCGTAGAACCTCTGCAGCACAGAACACGTTCACCTTTCAGCCCAAcacgtctgcagctgcagcagcagccgaaAAATCCACTGACCTCACACTGACTGGTCACCTGAGCCATGGAGCCCGCCACAGCTGCAAAGACGCCCAACCTAGCGTGTGTTTTCTGCAAAAGTGAATTCaaaaaggctttatttattttaaaaatctcaatGAATAACtattatatataaataacaaatatagaaatattTCACTGCATCACCCTAAATTAACAATTACAAGTTTAATGAATGGGTCACCATAGAAACGCCTTTGGTCCagtcagcgccccctggtgtaCTGGAGGCCAGCGCCACCCCCACGTTGTTCCAGTCCACCGCCCTCCTGGTAGCCCGCTCCAGGACCTCCTGACCCAGGCTGGCGGAGCGCCGCAAAGACGAGTCGAGCCAGGTGAGACTGGCCATCAATCAGAACACCTGCAAGAAGCCCTAAATCAACCAGACAGGAGAGACCGGCGTTACGTTTGAGTTTGGTGAActtggttaaaaaaatagatatttgGGGTAAAAAAAACTTCAACACAAAACAATAAGTTTAAAGGCATCATGCAAGCTTCCTTTTAAGTTGTTTAATTTGAAGACAATATAAAAACCCTGAAAGCCTCTTTAGCAGCAgcgcaaagaaaaaaaaccttttaatcAGGTTTGATGATCAtttgaaaacatcaaaatggacacacacacacacatatatatacacacacacacacacacatatagatatatatatatacacatatatatatatatatatatgacctAATAATCCGTTTGCAGAAATACTTTGATATTTAGTAAAAATAAAGATTCCAAGAGAAATGCAGCGGTTTTTGCGTCACCGGGTCACGTGACATGATGACACCGCCCCTTCACGCGCTGTAGCCATCAGAGAGATTAAACTGTACCTGTCCAGCGCGAGGAAGGCGGCTCATAAATGGAAACACGAGGGGCGTTACCGGCGCTTCCTACTCCGTCTCGCGCTGACGCATTTTACTGGTTTTCAAGCTTAAAATTAACAAAATTGAAAATTTTAAAACGCGGATGTTTTGCTCGGGCAACAGGAAGTGCCACGAGAAGCCACGCCCCTTAATAACACGCGGATGTGATTCGTCGAGGGCGTGGCTTAAGCTTCTCAAAAGGTTATATTTTTGCGGTTTATcggcatttaaaaatgttttaatctaATTTACGTACGCGTTTTCCCATTTCTGTGATAACTATAAACTacagattttaattttattaacTTCAGGAGGTTTTAGGACTTTCTCTCAAAATGTAATACCTCAGTTATATCCAGTGAAATATTTTTAAGGCATCACCAAACGATAAATTTAAACAAGATGTGTTGGCGCGTAACCTTTGCTGTTAAATAATACCATCACCTACTGTAAAGTTGCACTTTTGTTAGTCCAGAACGCTAATTTGAAAGTTAAAAAGTACATTTTCTGCTCACTTGTCTCCTCAGCCAAATTCTTGTGCATTAAACATTTTGAGGTGTATAAAAGCGGTTCCAAGATTTGAAAGTCTCCTATAAATTTGCAGTAACAGCCGACTCACAGCCGGTTTTGGCTCAGGACTCAGAGCAGCACAGGTTTCATGTGGAGGCATTGAAAACAGACCAAAATTCCCCATTTACACGATTTATTCTGCAAAAACAAAGTGAGAGGAGCTCTATGCCATCAGCACGCAGGCTCCTCCAACAGCCTTGATCTTCTCCTCGGCCCGTCGGCTGAAGAACTTGGCCTTGACGATCACGGGCTGCTTGGGCAGTTTCCCTTTACCCAGAACTTTGTAGTAACCCTGCAAACACAAGGCCACACAAATTAAACCACAAACAGTGAAAATGAAGATAAAATCTCAAAACAGAAGCGGCAACAGTCCGTATAAACACATTCTTGATTAAATTCCAGTTCAATCTGAAACCCCAACAGAACAACTGGTCGAGTCCTGCAACATTCATTACAACTACAGACTTTATTCAGTCTGCACCCGGTTTCCCTGGAGACCAAACACACCAGCCTGTCCTCCAGGGACAATTTACAACCCTTCATAATCTGAAGCAGAATATGCAAACAACAGTTGCCATCGAGGTAAAAATCTACCAAATGTAGAGAATATGGCCACTGAAGCAGGCTCACACCATGAGCATCAACAGACGTCTGCAGAAGCTCTGGAGAGACAGGAGAACGTGCGCGGTGGTGACGTGCAAGCATGATTACATCGGCACAATCGTTCCTGCACCAATACAGGCACTATCCAGGAAATGGACGTTTTCCAGCAGCGCCTTCGTACGACTCAGACACACAGTCTGAATCTACTGAATCTCCACGTGACCAGACAAACGTAAGAGGTCAGAATCAAATCGCTGTCCTGAATCTGACCTGCACAGGCATCGGAAATTTATAAATATTCCACGACTCAAGCGGGATTTCTCTTGGTGAAAATTGCCTCATACTGAAATTTAAAGTGTGTTGTGACAGCAAGTTAAAGGGGGATTGATGCGTTACCAGCATTAGAGGTGAACTCATCAGCAGCCTAGTTAAAACTCCTGGCACATAAAAAGCTACAATACTCTTGGTTGTGTGGACCGAGTATTTAACGTTACGTTTACAATGCAGGCTGGTACTTACAGCGCGCACGGCGTTGATGATGGGGGCAGGACCGTCCGGCTTCTTCCCATAGTTGACTCTGGTCTGCTCACTCACCAACGTCCAGAGTTTGTCCAGGTTGATGGTGGGGCAGTGAGTTGTGTTCCTCTTCAGGTGGTAGTGTCTCATACCCACCTTACCAAAGTATCCTGGATGGCTGAGAAGACACAGAACGGTTATTCTCCGTTACCTTCACAGGATTTTCCAAGCTCCCGGTTACAAGTAAATGTGACACTTCTGAATATTGGCCAGTAATATAATATGGACTACTGCTGGTGGTAAATGTCTCAGCACAAAAGACTATAGATCTATGTGACTAGTCAACCAGTCTTCACTTTAAGGCTGGAACACCGATTAATGACGGGCCTCCATATTTAAGATATACACAATATCTGCAGCCTTTTCTGACCAACAATACGTCTGTTGTGTTGCAGCCAACCCGTGATAAGGTTACCAAGCCAacactttttcccttttaagcGTACTCACTACTTATCGAAGTTGATCCTGTGGTGGTGCATGCCGCCGGCGTTACCGCGACCTCCGGGATGCTTCCTGTGTTTGCCTGCGGACACGAAGCACATCACCCCGCATGAGGAGAGCTCCTCACTGGCTCCCCAGACGTGCATTAGCCCAAACTTACCAACGCGACCGTGTCCGTGGCTCACATGTCCTCGGAGCTTCCTGGTCTTGGACGTCTTGGTGGGCTGTCAAAGATGACATCGGTGCACGTTATCAACACTGACGACCGTCACAGCTTCCACCACATTCCGTGTAGCTAGCCTACAAGCTAGCTGGAGATCAACACACCGCCAAGTCCAACACATTATAAGCGTTGGATAGTGGCTTCATACAACGCAATAAAGTAtataaaaacaatttaaaccATCCTGCTGGAGAGAAGTCATAATTTAGAGGAGAATCATGCTGTGTAGCATAACGggtagctaatgctaatccaaCTGTATACCGGTGCATTACCAGGGCTGTAATACTTAACAGGGACCGCACAAAAATCGTGGGTTTTTAACACCAGCAACTTCTCTTACGTGTGCAACAGGGGGCAATTTATTTTATGTGGTTAAACCTTCAACAACAGACACATTATGCTAGCCGACTAACACGGTCGTGGCCCAGGAGATCCGGAGTCAGACATTCAGGGGTCCACAAATAATCAGATATACGCCATCTACGACAATAACGGCCCGTGTGGGCCCGTGTGGGGCGGACATGCTGTAAAACGCCATAAAATAAGGGATGGTTGTACAATCAAGCGTGGATGGCAATAGATTCAATCCACTTTCACCACACAGTCATTCATGCTAGCACCTACCATCTTGGAGGATAGTTGAAAGAGGAACGGGATTTGGAAACCTCGCGGTTTTGTTCGAGATTTTGTATATTGCGATAAAACCGGACAGCGACACCTCGTGGCGAAGAAGAGACATTAGTCAAAACTACCGAGTTTAAATTGGCTTTAAAagatcatttattcatttatttatttcgaTTTTCACGTTTCGTATATTACAACACcgcatatataaaatatataatgtaataacattttaaatggtCTCATTTATCATGATATGCTTAAATGCATTATATTCAACAGAAatttaatttcttattttacCCACTACTAGTGATGCTTTGCCTTGTTGTGGAGCTTTATTATACTGTGCTGAAATGCCATGGGAGTGAGGTTCCATCTGCCTCTCCACCAATCAAATCACCTGTGCTCCCCCTGATAGTGAACACATGTTCGTGCCATCTCTGACATCCCCGGCAGATCCACTCATGGTCTTCTGAGACAGACGTCTCGTTTCTTCGCTGCTGACGCTTCTGTCCAGGTAAGATGCAGCTAAAAGTCCACTCTTGTTGGTTGCTATTGTGCTGCTAGTCTGTCATCATGTATTTCCTTATGCATTGATAAAGATTTGAAATTTGGAAAATGACCCCTAAAGTAAAGTAGAGTGTTCTAGTGGGTCTATCAGGGTTTAACTGGAATTTGTATTCCGTACATTTTGCCACCAAACACGGGGTAAACCAGCAGTTTCACCAGATTTCTTTTGTATTCGTCTTCCCAAGAGGTCTGATCTCCAGGAGATGGCACACCTGCCTTCCAGGCGCCATGGCTACTCCCCCCACGGGCAGGCCGAACCGGCGCCCTGGGTTACCAAGGGTACAGCACCAGTCATCCCATCGGAGACCAACTCGTATCCAGCAACCAAAGCCGAGGAGCCAAACCTCCTCCTGGAAAAACAGCAACCTGCAACAGCTTTGGCTGGTTTGTTAAAAAGAATAAGGTGAGAAAACCATCTTAAGCTGTTAAAAACTAATAATTATGAATAGGTTTTAAAcgtgctgctgcaccttcaagAATTAATAAACCACTTTCAAGTTATTTTGGACCACAAAAACAAGAACTAATTCATTAAATTCTACAGAATTCCCCCGGAGGCCCAGAGGATTCTGGCTCGGTCCAACAGACCTGTGGTGAGCCTGGAGCGTCTGAACGTCCAGGCTGTGCTGCTGTCCTCGTCTCTGCAGCCCGTGGTCTCTTTAGTACGGCTGCCGGGTCAGACAGAACCCCAGATCAGCTGTGAGCCCGATCAGCAGGTAATCAAATGTTCCTAATTATTTACACGAGTCTGTAAGAAGTGTCGACGCAGCACCAAGACGGGTGGAACTCATCTGCACTTGTCTGTTTGCACAGAACAGTTCTAGACAAACAGCCAACACGGGCGGGCTCTCTGATCCGGACCGAGTTCCCGTTTTGTGGAGCGAAGCGTTCCGTCCTGACGGTTCCACCTCTGACGGTTCCACCTCTGACGAGCGCGAGCAGCCGTACATCCTCTTGGATTCTGGATCTGATGACTGGGACCCAGATGAGAGAGCAGAACCAGAAATGTTTTATCTTGACCCAGATCCAGAGCAGGGTATGGTGATCCAGCTGGATCCAGAACCGCAGATGGACCAAGATCTAGATGTCGAAGCAGAGATGAAATATGAAGTTGAGGACAAACGTGAGGATCAGAGATTTGAGGAGGTGGACTTATGTTCTGGGCAACCTGAAGGTGGTCCAGACATGGAGGAGGTGAATGAGCCGCAACCAGAGGAGAATGGACCAGAACCCGAGGACGTGGGTGAGCCAGGACCTGAAGAGTGGGATGGACCAGAACCCGAGGACGTGGCTGAGCCAGGACCTGAAGAGTGGGATGGACCAGAACCGAGGACGTGGCTGAGCCAGgacctgaagaggtggatgGACCAGAACCCGAGGACGTGGCTGAGCCAGgacctgaagaggtggatgGACCAGAACCCGAGGACGTGGCTGAGCCAGgacctgaagaggtggatgGACCAGAACCTGAAG
This window harbors:
- the rpl27a gene encoding 60S ribosomal protein L27a codes for the protein MPTKTSKTRKLRGHVSHGHGRVGKHRKHPGGRGNAGGMHHHRINFDKYHPGYFGKVGMRHYHLKRNTTHCPTINLDKLWTLVSEQTRVNYGKKPDGPAPIINAVRAGYYKVLGKGKLPKQPVIVKAKFFSRRAEEKIKAVGGACVLMA
- the akip1 gene encoding A-kinase-interacting protein 1 — its product is MASLTWLDSSLRRSASLGQEVLERATRRAVDWNNVGVALASSTPGGADWTKGVSMKTHARLGVFAAVAGSMAQVTSQCERFYESGCCSEPSDTDRRHLSRFHPAPVSGKITPATAPGNKNGLSPDEDFDIRVPPGTYAVTAGVADSEQQTLLVNLKAGESFKLTFNF
- the LOC130536339 gene encoding uncharacterized protein LOC130536339 isoform X1 yields the protein MAHLPSRRHGYSPHGQAEPAPWVTKGTAPVIPSETNSYPATKAEEPNLLLEKQQPATALAGLLKRIRIPPEAQRILARSNRPVVSLERLNVQAVLLSSSLQPVVSLVRLPGQTEPQISCEPDQQNSSRQTANTGGLSDPDRVPVLWSEAFRPDGSTSDGSTSDEREQPYILLDSGSDDWDPDERAEPEMFYLDPDPEQGMVIQLDPEPQMDQDLDVEAEMKYEVEDKREDQRFEEVDLCSGQPEGGPDMEEVNEPQPEENGPEPEDVGEPGPEEWDGPEPEDVAEPGPEEWDGPEPRTWLSQDLKRWMDQNPRTWLSQDLKRWMDQNPRTWLSQDLKRWMDQNLKRWMDQNPRTWLSQDLKRWMDQNPRGWLLDPGRAGSRWRARTSVPCV